ACAATACTACGAGCGAAAGCCTACCGAGGTCGACCTGTGAGCTGCACGCAGCCGGCTCGCGATCGACAACGAATCGCTCAAATACGACGCCGCGCGTCATCGACGCAACCCTACTACAAGTCCATGAGTACAAATCCCTACCGCTCCGCCAATTCTTTATAACCTTCCGCACTTCTCTCGGGTCGTCGAATATAGTCGAGTTGCTGCGGGAATCCGTGATTCATGTTCGCGCGCGTGAGACTTGGAGAAAGCCGAACTCAGATGAAAAGGGCCGATCCACGCGTTTTTCTCTGAGCCGCTTCTGGCCAGTCAACATACGAAGCGCAACGACTAGCGGAAGGCGAAAGCGCGCGTTCCTGGCACCATTCTCTGGTACCCTTCCCTCCGCCTATCGCAAAGTCTCCCGTATGTACCGACAGCGTTCGGCCCGGTCCTCAGCAATTTGTTCACCGCCGTCAGTCGCTTCGGCGTCTGGAAACTTGGATCGTCCTGCTTGCACTTATGGGGATCCGCGTTGGGCCTGCCGTTAGCTTGATAGAAATTCCGCTTCTTCTTTTCCGCACCTCCTGAGCGAATTCCAAAAGTCGAGGAACTTGCAGTGAAGGGAGTGCACTCGACGTAAGCAATGCTGCCTCCGCGACGAGTCCGAGCCGCACCACCCAGTCCTCCAGAGGACATTCCGATCGAAATGGCGGGGCCTCTTTCTCAATCACGCCGCTCAGCGCCAGGAAGCCGCGCAACGCATCGTCGACTTCACTCTCAACGCACAGGATCCACAGTAGCAGGCTTCGCGACACTGCCCTGGGTCCCCCCGTAGAAAGTTTGTGATGGGTGGTCAACAGTAGCCTGCTCTGCGCGATAGCGGTGGTCAGTTCTGCCTCATCTACGTCCTTCAATTCGCTGCGGACTTCGTTCCGTCGGCGTTCTGTTTCATTGCGATAACACAATTCGAAATGGAAGCCCGGAATCCTACGGTCGATGCGCGTCAGACAACGATGCACGCGGGGCGGAAAACGGTAGTCGGCTGGCTTGAATCGAATGGACTGAGATATAGCCGATGGATGGAGCGAAAAATCCGACGGCGCTTCAGGGATCTCCGTAAGTTGCGGTCGCATTCGCGGCGGTGCGAAAAGGAATTTTCCGCGGATTTCGTGGTTGAGCGGCAGATTCGACCCGGGGTCAGGCGGTAGAGGAAGCAGCCGCAGTCCATGCTGCATTGCTTCCATGGCCATCCACCTCAAAGCACGGTCGGCCAGGCTCGGTAATGATTTGTCGTAGTAGCCTCCCCCTACATCGCCATGCCCCCCGGTGAACCACACCTGCTTCAAGGAGTGCTGGTCATCCACTACGCTGTGACGCCGCCACGGAAGCGGCCGAAATGATGCTCGCATCTCATGTAGTGCGAGGGCGTGTCGCGCGTGGAAGATGTTGGGCGGAACGGCGACCTGATAGCGTTCAGTCCACTTGGCGGTCAGCCATCGGGATCGCGTAGGGATTCCAATGCTTGCCACGGTGTCCCAGACGCCGAGAAAGTGGATCCGAATCTGCTGGTCCTCGCGAAGCTGCGTGGGAAACTCGAGCTTTCGAAGATACGCACGCAGTGACGATCCCGCGAGCGCATTGTTTCCGTCCTCGTACAACCGAAATGCCTCGATAATATTCGCGTCCGTGGCGTGATCCTTGAGCAGCAGCCCGACTTCGGCGACGAACCCCGCCAGCGAGCGGACAGCAAATGCTCCGCGGCTAAACCCGAAAAGAAAGAGATGGTCCCCGTGATGGTACACTTGGCAGAGGTCGCGATAGGCGGCAACGATGCGTCCCTCAGTTCCATATCCGCTGGTTCCTGCGAAGATTTTTCGAACAGTCCGTCCGGCGTTGACGAGGAAAGATGTAGTTTGAGACAACTTACCGTCGCCACATTCGTCTGTCCCTATTCCGGGCAGGTAGTGCGGAGCGGCTTGGGTCGCGTCTTCGATGACGAGCTCAGCCAACCGATGAACGTTGGTATGAGTCGATTCTGGAGAATTGTAGGTGCCATCGACGAAGACGGCGACGTTGCCCATGCACGATTCCTTACCCGACTGCGGCGCGTGACAAAAGAAGGGGATGGGGAACGCGGTGGCCACCGTCACACATCGGGGCCTGTGCCGAGGTTGCTCGCATATTTTGTCCAGGCTTGGGCATTCCTAGGAGAGACACTGCCGCCCGCGTCCCAACAGGGTCGGAGGTGGCGGGCAGAGGCTACGATTTCGCAACTAGAGCCGAATTTGTCAGACGTTCGTGGTACCAATGGGGCGCCCGCCTAGATGGCCGACTCGTGTGACTCAGCAAGTCAGGCGATCCGACTGTGGCTACGAGTACTGCAGTCGAGATCCCTCTCTCCACTTTCACCTGGTCCGAATTCCCAGCTCTCTAACGTGAGCCCCATGCTCTCCCGGACTCGGCGGCCCCGAGTGACGATACTCTTCTCCCAATGAACCCGGACTGGGCGATTACGGGAAGGCTTCCCCGCGGGCATTTCGCATCGTCACGGATTTTCCAGATTCGCTTAGGAAGTGCTTCGTGAAAAGTTGGACACCCAAGTCGCTCCGAGGTGGGTGACCTTCTCTGGGCTCAGACTAGCCTCGCGTCGCGCCCAGTTGTTAGGCGAGATAGATATTTCGCGCGCGTAGGAAGCAATGGGCCGCAGAGTCGTGAGACGCGTCACCGGCGCAATACACGGGACCCGGCTCGCAATCTCGGCTAAGCTGTAAGCCTCGGTAGATTTGGAACTAGGCAGGAGGAGCGAACAGTCAAAGCATGGAAGAACGTGTCGCGCATACTTTGGGACATCTCTATGCCCTGGCGCAAGAATTTCCACCGGTGGAAGGCGTGGGATGGTGCTATCGCGGCCAAGCCGACCTCGAATGGTCGCTCATTCCGAAGGCGGGTCGGCCGGAATACTTCGACGCTAGATGGAATCAGAATACGATGGATCAGGGTGTCGAGCGGCCCCCAAAGGACCTGGGGCGCTTTCGGGCATGGCGTGACCACGCGATCGCCTTCTCGGTCGATCTTCCTTCTAATGACTTTGAATGCCTCGCTTATGCCCAGCACCTCCGATGTGCCGAGCAGTCCGATACGCAATCGCGTGCGGACTTCGACCGCCTTGCGTCGGCCCGACACGCCAGTCGTAGAAATCTCAACGAGTTCTCGTTTTGTGCTTCTTCGCCACGGCCGAGTTCTCAGGCTCCTACCACCACCACCTCAAAGACCCGGCCGTTGTCCCGTTTTTGTGATGGTCGCTGGGCTACGCCTCCTTCATCTCGCATGCATAAGCGGAGGTCGGCCAACTTGGCTAGCAGCAGCCGCCCAGAATATTGTGCCGAATATGATATCCTCCGATCGTGGTCGGTTTGGATTGTTACCCTCGCGGACGATCACACACTTAGGCGAGGATGCTCCTACGAGGTCAACAATGACGAATATCTTAGCGGCCAGTGGTGACGGAACGAAGGCCCCATCTCCGCGCAATTGCCCAACCACAGGCTCGGAGTGCCGTACGTAGACGTTCGAGAAGGAGAGCGTAAATCTACGCGACTCTTAGCCCATTGCGCAACTCCAAGAAGGTGATGGGCGCCGGTCAAGCACGCGCGGACCTTGGTGCCGCAGTCTTACTTGCCTGTCCTGTGCTAAGTCCCGAAAAAGCACCGCGATTGTGGAGACGGTTCTGCTGCGTCGAGGCCGCACGAGCGCGAACCTGCGTTCCCCCTCGGCTTGTTCACCGTCGTTCGACCCATCGTCTCGTTCTTTCTAACCTCTCGACGCATGGATAGTCTCAGCCTACAGGATAGAGCGACCCTGAACTCCTTGTCCTTGTACCTCGCAACAAGGCAGACTGCCCTGCGCTGCGCCCTTTCCCTGCGGACGCCGCTCACGACCGCACAAACCTCCGACCTTAGAGTCAACTACTCCAACTATTTCAGTAGCCTTATTTCTGCTGTCGAGTTGCTACGGGAGAGCGCCTCTCTCTCGATCGGATTCTCGGCGCTTTTGGAGTCGCGCTTCGTGTTTGCGGAGAACCCATCCGGCAAGGTGAACTATTCGTACGTACGAGAGCTTAGAAATGCGATCGTGCATCGCGGATTAGATATTTCAGCGGCGGCGCATATCAAAAGCGGAATTCCTTTCTTCATTGCGCCTCACGCCATCTCCAATCAGAGCGGAGCAAAATCGTATCCGAGGTTGAGCTTTTACGTGCTCGGCATCGTCGCAAAGTGCGAGTCTGTCATCCCGTGCGCCATCGAACAACATCTAGCTAACATAGGCGTTCTCGAACGATCCCCGGATCCAGAGCAGTGGGTGGCCGAGACACTAAGTCTCATCGAACAATCAGAGGTCATCCCAGAATGGGTAAGGGGGATGACGTCTGGAGCAGTCAAAATGGTAAAGCCGCGGGATGTTCATCGCGCTTCGCTTGAGCGACTTCGCTCCGGGATGCAGCCATACTTGGCATTGCCGCGATGTGACTAACCCGCGGCTCAAGCGGCCTATAGAACTGAGCGGTGCCTAACTATTACTCAACTGGATGCCGGCCGAGGGCCGCGCTTCGAGCTGGCCGTATCTGCGACCGCAGTTACTTCAGTCGTTACGCGTGATCCGCGGAACACCATGACCGACCAAAGTCGATCGGAGCACATTCTTCAACTCGCTCGGGAGTTGCTAGACGACATCGAGCTTAGCCGAACGAGCGCTGAGAGTCTGATCCTCAAGGCGTCTCGCCTCGCTCGTTGGGTTGGCAACAACGAGATTCGTCAGTGGCTCCAGCTGGAGATGGGCGGATACAATGGCTCAGATCCAGTATCGCTGAAATATATGAGCCTCACACACCGGTGGGTGAACTACGAAAACAAGACCGGATACTGGGGGCCACTCGCTCAGCAAGAGGCTTCGATTCTAGCTGAAAAAGCCAAACTGGCTTCCATGCGAACTCCAGACTCGAGCAGTCAGTTCGCCATCGCGGCGATTGGGAACGTGACGCGAGCGATGACCGAATCCGCAAATCTCATCGGGCGACTC
The genomic region above belongs to Candidatus Limnocylindrales bacterium and contains:
- a CDS encoding DUF2235 domain-containing protein, whose translation is MGNVAVFVDGTYNSPESTHTNVHRLAELVIEDATQAAPHYLPGIGTDECGDGKLSQTTSFLVNAGRTVRKIFAGTSGYGTEGRIVAAYRDLCQVYHHGDHLFLFGFSRGAFAVRSLAGFVAEVGLLLKDHATDANIIEAFRLYEDGNNALAGSSLRAYLRKLEFPTQLREDQQIRIHFLGVWDTVASIGIPTRSRWLTAKWTERYQVAVPPNIFHARHALALHEMRASFRPLPWRRHSVVDDQHSLKQVWFTGGHGDVGGGYYDKSLPSLADRALRWMAMEAMQHGLRLLPLPPDPGSNLPLNHEIRGKFLFAPPRMRPQLTEIPEAPSDFSLHPSAISQSIRFKPADYRFPPRVHRCLTRIDRRIPGFHFELCYRNETERRRNEVRSELKDVDEAELTTAIAQSRLLLTTHHKLSTGGPRAVSRSLLLWILCVESEVDDALRGFLALSGVIEKEAPPFRSECPLEDWVVRLGLVAEAALLTSSALPSLQVPRLLEFAQEVRKRRSGISIKLTAGPTRIPISASRTIQVSRRRSD